One genomic window of Gracilinema caldarium DSM 7334 includes the following:
- a CDS encoding GntP family permease — protein sequence MVSGGIALLLLLVAVVLIVYFTGKLKVNAFVVLIMVAFLFGLAIGMPALNVVKAIKDGFGGTLSSIGIVIVAGTIIGIILEKTGAALSMTQAILKLVGKERSPLAMSIAGYVVSIPVFCDSGYVILTPLNKALAKESGTSMAVMAIALSTGLYATHTMVPPTPGPIAAAGTVGADLGLVILYGLIAAIPAMLAGYFWAITIGKKYDIPSDVEESYSDLINKYGKLPSAFMSFMPLVVPIVLILLKSVADFPTKPFGKEGWLTPAISFIGDPVTALTIGVLISLLLVKKEEMGTAVDKWMAAGIKDAAIILAITGAGGSFGKVLQGSPIVDFIKTNMTGLNLGIFLPFIIAAALKTAQGSSTVAIITTATILAPLLQTLGLNPALTVIAIGAGAMVVSHANDSYFWVVSQFSNMPVNTAYKAYTSATAVEGIVAMIVVAVLSLFIHY from the coding sequence ATGGTATCTGGTGGTATCGCACTGTTATTGCTCCTTGTGGCAGTAGTACTCATTGTGTATTTTACAGGAAAACTTAAGGTGAACGCCTTCGTGGTGCTCATTATGGTGGCATTCCTCTTCGGTCTTGCTATCGGCATGCCAGCCCTTAATGTGGTAAAAGCCATTAAAGACGGTTTCGGCGGCACTCTCTCTAGTATTGGTATTGTTATCGTTGCAGGTACTATCATTGGTATCATCTTGGAAAAAACCGGCGCAGCTCTTTCTATGACTCAGGCAATTCTTAAGCTGGTGGGTAAAGAACGGTCCCCCCTAGCCATGAGCATTGCCGGTTATGTTGTATCAATTCCTGTTTTCTGTGACTCTGGCTATGTTATTCTCACGCCCTTGAACAAAGCCCTGGCAAAAGAATCGGGAACATCCATGGCAGTCATGGCAATCGCCCTTTCAACTGGACTCTATGCAACCCATACCATGGTACCACCAACTCCCGGGCCTATTGCTGCAGCAGGTACTGTCGGAGCGGACCTGGGGTTAGTTATTCTCTATGGGCTCATCGCCGCTATCCCTGCTATGCTTGCAGGTTACTTCTGGGCTATTACGATAGGGAAAAAATATGACATTCCCTCAGACGTAGAAGAATCCTATTCAGACCTAATTAACAAGTACGGGAAATTACCTTCAGCCTTTATGTCTTTTATGCCCCTCGTAGTTCCAATTGTTCTCATCCTTTTAAAATCCGTAGCAGATTTCCCCACAAAACCCTTTGGTAAGGAAGGTTGGCTTACTCCAGCTATCAGCTTCATCGGGGACCCGGTTACAGCATTAACAATCGGTGTACTTATCTCATTATTACTGGTAAAGAAAGAGGAAATGGGTACTGCGGTAGATAAATGGATGGCTGCTGGCATTAAAGATGCTGCAATAATCCTGGCAATAACTGGCGCAGGTGGATCCTTTGGAAAGGTATTGCAAGGCTCCCCAATTGTAGATTTTATTAAAACCAATATGACCGGTCTTAATCTGGGAATATTCCTCCCCTTCATTATTGCGGCAGCCCTCAAGACGGCTCAGGGATCTTCCACTGTTGCCATCATCACCACTGCAACAATCCTGGCTCCCTTGCTCCAGACCTTGGGGCTCAACCCCGCATTAACCGTCATTGCAATTGGGGCAGGAGCCATGGTCGTGTCCCATGCTAACGACTCCTACTTCTGGGTAGTTTCCCAGTTCTCCAATATGCCGGTTAATACGGCCTACAAGGCCTACACATCAGCTACTGCCGTAGAAGGCATTGTGGCGATGATTGTGGTAGCGGTTCTTTCACTCTTTATTCACTACTAA
- a CDS encoding sigma-54-dependent transcriptional regulator: MMTILAIDDDPAQLERLSLILRRLEYPIVEYLAAETKQEGLRIVHDQVIDLVITDLRLPDGNGIEVLQTIKDMNPMIPVVVMTAFSDAREAVDILKQGADDYLIKPTHPEDIEKLVLRIYEKSVLIREAFLPPSEGRDSSPAVAGIIYKSKQMAQVMQTAARCAESDATIVVSGESGTGKELVARFIHERSLRRNNPFVAVNISALAESLAESELFGHRKGSFTGADMDRIGRFEMANGGTLFIDEIGDIPPSIQVKLLRALQFGTIERIGENTPRQLDVRIIAATNKNLISLVEQGHFRKDLYYRINVITLELPPLRQRKEDIPALVEHFITRFNERNHRTVEGVSREAMNKLMRHDYPGNVRELENIIERAVVLCRGELILDRDLPPLNNSAPWNAQIKKNYRQSMTDFERSILEEALLEAKGNKSAAARALGITERHLRSRLERLYPEGENKDN, encoded by the coding sequence ATGATGACGATCCTTGCGATTGATGACGATCCAGCCCAATTGGAGCGTTTATCATTGATTTTAAGACGTTTAGAATATCCTATTGTTGAATACCTAGCTGCGGAGACAAAACAAGAAGGGCTTCGAATCGTCCATGACCAGGTGATAGATCTGGTTATAACAGATCTTCGATTACCCGACGGGAATGGGATTGAAGTGCTTCAAACGATTAAAGACATGAACCCTATGATACCAGTAGTTGTCATGACAGCCTTTTCCGATGCCCGGGAAGCCGTTGACATTCTGAAACAGGGAGCAGATGACTATCTGATAAAACCGACACATCCAGAAGATATTGAAAAGCTGGTGCTGCGTATTTATGAGAAGAGCGTTCTCATAAGAGAAGCCTTTTTACCGCCTTCAGAAGGGAGAGACAGTTCCCCTGCAGTAGCTGGTATTATTTATAAAAGCAAGCAGATGGCCCAGGTCATGCAAACTGCAGCCCGATGTGCCGAGAGTGATGCCACTATTGTTGTATCTGGAGAGAGCGGTACCGGAAAAGAACTGGTAGCCCGTTTTATTCATGAACGTTCGTTACGACGCAATAACCCTTTTGTCGCAGTAAACATTTCTGCCCTCGCAGAATCTTTAGCAGAAAGCGAGCTCTTCGGCCATAGAAAAGGATCCTTTACTGGAGCGGATATGGACCGGATTGGTCGGTTTGAAATGGCTAATGGGGGAACCCTATTTATTGATGAAATTGGTGATATTCCACCGAGTATACAGGTAAAATTACTTCGAGCTTTACAGTTCGGGACCATAGAACGGATAGGTGAAAATACACCTCGCCAGCTTGATGTACGGATTATTGCCGCTACAAACAAGAATTTAATTTCATTAGTAGAACAGGGACACTTCAGAAAAGACCTCTATTATCGTATTAATGTTATTACCCTTGAACTTCCTCCACTACGCCAACGTAAAGAGGACATTCCTGCCCTGGTGGAGCATTTTATTACGCGTTTTAATGAACGGAATCACCGAACCGTCGAAGGTGTTTCTCGAGAAGCAATGAATAAACTTATGAGACATGATTATCCTGGAAACGTCCGGGAGCTGGAAAACATCATAGAACGGGCAGTAGTACTTTGTAGGGGAGAATTGATTCTGGACCGAGATCTGCCCCCCCTTAACAATAGTGCCCCATGGAATGCGCAAATTAAAAAAAATTATAGACAATCTATGACAGACTTTGAACGAAGCATTCTAGAAGAAGCTCTTCTTGAAGCTAAGGGTAATAAGAGCGCCGCAGCACGAGCCCTAGGTATTACCGAACGCCATCTCAGATCCCGGCTTGAACGGTTGTATCCTGAGGGGGAAAATAAGGATAATTAA
- a CDS encoding glycosyltransferase family 4 protein produces the protein MYLSKSSTIKHIGFVSTRFKGTDGVSLETEKWRIVLEKMGFECFFFSGLSDWVPEKSRVIEEAFFGHPRIQEIQERCFGTTVRSRALTGEIQDIRHRLKLALYDYIDFFKIDLLIIENAVTIPMNIPLGLAITEVIAETGLPTIAHHHDFAWERQRFTVNAVEDYLSMAFPPRLHTINHVVINSEARKQLSYRCGLSSIIIPNVFDFSKEPPPLDDYGRSFRSDLGIKPDETLLLQPTRIIARKGIEHSIELASRLRDHKAKLLISHQERDEGSHYFNRTMEYAQLLGVDVIVRPDIIGPERGSTSDGRKKYCLWDCYLNADFVTYPSLYEGFGNAFLEAIWFRKPILVNRYSIFEQDIEPVDFDVVTMDSYITDDTLDAVRAILDTPEAVQMMTMKNFELGKRFFSFTLLEQRIKQVLMNFGQV, from the coding sequence ATGTACCTCAGCAAATCGAGTACAATAAAACACATTGGTTTCGTTTCCACCAGGTTCAAAGGGACCGATGGAGTTTCCCTGGAAACCGAAAAATGGCGCATAGTCCTTGAAAAAATGGGGTTTGAGTGTTTCTTTTTTTCCGGCCTTTCTGACTGGGTACCAGAGAAGTCTAGAGTAATTGAAGAAGCCTTCTTCGGCCATCCCAGGATTCAAGAAATACAGGAACGCTGTTTTGGGACGACGGTTCGCAGCAGAGCTCTTACAGGGGAAATACAGGATATTAGACACCGGCTCAAACTTGCGCTCTATGACTATATAGACTTTTTTAAAATCGATCTGTTAATCATTGAAAATGCCGTTACCATACCTATGAATATACCCCTGGGTTTGGCAATTACGGAAGTTATTGCAGAAACTGGCTTACCCACCATTGCCCATCATCATGATTTTGCCTGGGAACGTCAACGTTTTACCGTCAATGCGGTAGAAGATTATCTTTCCATGGCGTTTCCACCCCGGCTCCACACAATAAACCATGTCGTAATAAATAGCGAAGCTCGAAAACAGTTATCATACCGCTGTGGACTTTCATCAATCATAATTCCTAATGTGTTTGATTTCTCTAAAGAGCCACCACCTTTGGATGACTATGGTCGCAGTTTCCGCTCCGATTTGGGAATTAAGCCGGATGAAACCCTTCTACTTCAACCAACCAGAATCATCGCCCGAAAGGGAATAGAACATTCCATAGAACTAGCAAGCCGGCTCAGAGACCATAAGGCAAAACTACTCATCAGCCATCAGGAGCGGGATGAGGGTTCCCATTATTTTAACCGCACCATGGAATATGCACAACTCCTTGGAGTTGATGTAATTGTTCGACCTGATATTATTGGTCCAGAACGGGGTTCTACATCCGATGGCAGGAAAAAGTATTGCTTATGGGATTGTTACCTTAATGCAGATTTTGTTACCTATCCCTCGTTATATGAAGGTTTTGGCAACGCCTTTTTAGAAGCCATCTGGTTCCGTAAACCCATACTCGTGAACCGCTATTCCATATTTGAACAGGACATTGAACCGGTAGATTTTGATGTGGTTACCATGGATTCATACATTACCGATGATACCCTTGATGCTGTACGGGCGATTTTAGATACCCCAGAAGCGGTACAGATGATGACGATGAAAAACTTTGAATTGGGGAAACGCTTCTTTTCTTTTACCTTACTTGAACAAAGAATTAAACAGGTTCTTATGAACTTCGGGCAAGTCTAA
- the pth gene encoding aminoacyl-tRNA hydrolase, which yields MIELIIFLGNHGKEYQKNRHNAGWLLWEASQMASYMSLQKKFKSQYGSIDYGKLKNLRSLIEWQEKGKDLAVEGSKTLQLPESHPDKIHCLLPETYMNRSGDAVIEAVTFYKIKPENILVVHDELELPLGTVSCKFSGGLGGHNGLRSIKAHVGTADFWRLRIGIGRPEHNDIASYVLSDFSRDEMPVLEQVLAVTSLALEYALVFGPEVLLPAWNKRRLT from the coding sequence ATGATTGAGCTTATTATATTTTTAGGTAATCATGGCAAGGAATATCAAAAAAATAGGCATAATGCAGGGTGGCTCCTCTGGGAAGCTTCCCAGATGGCCAGCTATATGTCGCTGCAAAAAAAATTTAAATCCCAGTATGGTTCTATCGATTACGGGAAGCTGAAAAATCTTCGAAGCCTGATAGAATGGCAGGAAAAGGGAAAGGATCTCGCAGTCGAAGGGAGTAAGACCTTGCAACTGCCAGAGTCTCATCCAGATAAAATTCACTGCCTTCTACCTGAAACCTATATGAACCGTTCTGGCGATGCGGTGATTGAGGCCGTAACTTTTTATAAAATTAAACCGGAGAACATTTTAGTAGTTCATGATGAACTCGAATTACCTCTTGGCACCGTGTCATGTAAATTTTCTGGCGGTCTGGGTGGACACAACGGTTTACGTTCAATAAAGGCCCATGTGGGGACCGCCGATTTCTGGCGTCTCAGAATCGGTATCGGCCGGCCCGAGCATAATGATATTGCTTCTTATGTGCTATCTGATTTTTCCCGGGATGAAATGCCTGTGCTGGAACAGGTGCTTGCTGTAACCTCATTGGCCCTGGAGTATGCTTTGGTTTTTGGCCCGGAGGTTCTGCTGCCAGCTTGGAATAAACGCCGCCTTACTTGA
- the mazG gene encoding nucleoside triphosphate pyrophosphohydrolase — protein sequence METKKTPAEAFEGLYSVVRRLRADDGCPWDREQTPESLRGALIEETYECIEAIDSKDWLHVREELGDIYLLATMIAYMHEQKGLFSVSQALEEITAKLIRRHPHVFGESSASTSAEVLEQWAKIKVEQEGRKPKDSLMDQVSRALPPLERAYKLQKKAAKVGFDWPELSGVWEKIEEELAEVKEACYIHGEHETEEHREHLEEELGDLLFSVVNMCRYLQIDPSVALQRTNNKFVRRFQHVEQTMKTQNIPMDKEHISQMEQFWQNAKNTYSE from the coding sequence ATGGAAACAAAAAAAACTCCAGCAGAAGCCTTTGAAGGGCTTTATTCGGTTGTACGGCGGCTCAGAGCCGATGATGGTTGTCCCTGGGATCGGGAGCAAACCCCAGAAAGTTTGCGTGGTGCACTTATAGAAGAAACCTACGAATGCATAGAGGCAATAGACTCTAAAGATTGGCTCCATGTGCGGGAAGAACTGGGAGATATTTACCTTCTGGCAACTATGATTGCCTATATGCATGAACAGAAAGGTCTTTTTTCTGTTTCCCAGGCTCTGGAGGAAATAACAGCCAAGCTAATTCGAAGGCACCCCCATGTCTTTGGCGAGAGTTCCGCCTCTACGAGTGCTGAAGTGTTGGAACAATGGGCAAAAATCAAGGTTGAACAGGAAGGTCGGAAGCCGAAAGATTCCCTCATGGACCAGGTGTCAAGGGCTTTGCCTCCTTTAGAGCGGGCATACAAATTACAAAAGAAGGCCGCTAAGGTAGGGTTTGACTGGCCTGAACTATCGGGAGTTTGGGAAAAAATAGAAGAAGAGTTGGCGGAAGTTAAAGAAGCCTGTTATATCCATGGTGAACATGAAACAGAGGAGCATCGGGAACATTTGGAAGAAGAACTGGGGGATCTTTTATTTTCTGTAGTTAATATGTGCCGCTATCTGCAAATAGATCCTTCGGTGGCTCTACAGCGGACCAATAATAAATTTGTCCGTCGTTTTCAACATGTAGAGCAAACGATGAAAACTCAGAATATCCCTATGGACAAGGAACATATATCACAAATGGAACAATTCTGGCAGAATGCTAAAAATACCTATTCTGAATAA